A window of Hevea brasiliensis isolate MT/VB/25A 57/8 unplaced genomic scaffold, ASM3005281v1 Scaf7, whole genome shotgun sequence genomic DNA:
AAATGAAGTTCAGATAAAATAAGTTGGACCCTTGTAGGGAAAGAGTTGGGTTGCCACTTGCCAATAGATTGAAATCAATGAAGGTTCATATAAAATGAAAGCAAAATTAATGGTTCAAGAAGAAAGTCTGTGTTTCAGATGCTATTTTTGAATCAATGACAGGTTTTTCATAGTCACTTGACCTTTCCAACTTAGGTTTGTGATGCCTATCATTTAGCACAAAACATGGTTCTAAACTTAGCCGAATGATTATGACATGTAGAGCTATTTTCATCTAAAAATTGGCCTGCTGCAATTGAGAAGGCTCTATAATTACTCAAATCTTGAATAATATAAAAATTCAACTTTGGAAAGGTTCATAATCTAACTTTTAGTTGTGTTCATGTTGGTCTTTGTCTTTTGCATCCtgacattttttttttcctcataaGCAGGCATTCCACTGATCGTGAAGTTGCACTTATGATGCTTATGGCTTATTTATCATACCTGCTGGCTGAGGTACCAAACCATTGAATCTTAAATCCTTCctagaaaatttttaacaaaaataaGTACAGGAACATTGTTTAATCCATCAACAAATGATGCCTCATTTTCCTTCCGTTCCATACAGTAGCCTAGCCAAATATATGCGTTCTCTTAAATCGTATCACCTGctgcaacttttaaattttgtattgaATTTGGTCTTTTGATTGGAAGGGGTACACACATGGCTATCACATCTGTAGAACCTACTTTAGCAAATGCATTTCACTTCAAAATTAGAAATATAGTTTCTTTGCACTATTAATTCCACTCTAGGGCCATGAATGGGTGAAATGTGAATTCTTCCTTCTTGCAGCTTTTAAATCTCAGTGGGATTTTGACAGTTTTCTTCTGTGGCATTGTAATGTCACACTACACATGGCACAATGTTACTGAAAGCTCTCGGATAACAACCAAGTGAGAACCCTTTTTCcttaatcttcttcttcttcttcttcttcttcttcttcttcttcttcttctttttattttttattttaatgaccTCTATTTTCCATTTTGTTGCTCCATAGAGATTTCTCCTCTCCCATCAGTTAATGAACTTATTCTTGTTCTAATATAGATGGAAGATTTTTTATATTTGCATTTCTTTTAAGTTTCTTCCAGACATGgtaaatgattttaattaatcTCATGTTGGATGATAATTTCAGGCATGCATTTGCAACAATGTCGTTTATTGCAGAAACTTTTATTTTTGTGTATGTTGGTATGGATGCCTTCGACATTGAGAAATGGAAAGGGAGCAATGCAAGGTAATCTTCTACCTATTAAATATACAGTTTTGGCTTGGATGTTTTCTGGCACCTGTTCTTATTCCTAATAAGCTAAGTGATTCACAATATGATTAACTAAAACTTAGTATTGGCCATGATATTAACTGAAGTGTGATGCGTGTTGCTATGTATACATACAGGAAATTAGTTCATAAcccattataatttatttctctAGAGTTTTTACATTAGAACATGTTATATCTAATTTGTTCCACATTCAAAATTCAGTGCAGCAACTTCAGTTACCATCAGTGCAACATTCTTCGCATTAGTGTTGATTGGAAGGGCAGCATTTGTGTTCCCTTTAGCAAATTTTATAAATTGTATTCAAAAGAGAGACAGTAACAAAATTGAATTTAAACAACAGGTAATGATTACATGCATCCAAAAAATAGCTATTGTCTTGTGGTTCTAAAAAGAAATGTTGCTAACTCTTCAAAATCAATAGTTTATTATGTGGTGGGCAGGACTAATGAGAGGTGCAGTTACAATTGCTCTGTCTTATAACCAGGTATGCCATAATAATTGAATTTCTACTTCAAGATGTTTGATTCTCAGATTGACATTTGCTTCTTCAATCTGCAATTACAGTTTTCAAACACCAAGAAAATCAGTTCTTCAGATTCTGCACTAATGATCACCTGTACCATTATCGTTGTTCTCTTCAGTACAATTGTAAGTTCTGTTTATCTGAAATCCCTTAGATTATTCTATCTTTAAATCCTTGTCTTTGTTCTACACTAAGTAGTAGTTTTTAGGAGCTCAACACTTCAACAGTGGCACATATGACCAATTTAACAAGTCTAGTTTTAGTCAaagaccaaaattttaataaagtcTTCATTGAATCATAATCTCTAAGAATTCTATTTGAATTGCATCCATCTTGGTTATTAGCACAACATTATACTAGCACATGCATATGACATTTCTGTTTTCGGAACAGGTCTGTGGCTCTGTGACAAAACCTCTAATTGAAGCAGTGTTGTTAAGAAATAGAAAAACAAATGTTTCAGATGCAACTGATATTCCAAGTCTGGAAGAAGACCTAAGGcaacttttctttgaaaatggtgACTCAAGCGGGCAAGGCAACAATCAAATAGCCCCAAGGGCAAGTAGCCTAAGGTTGCTAATAGCTCACCCCACAATAACTGTTCACTACTTGTGGAGAAAATTCGACGACAAATTCATGAGGCCAGTGTTTGGTGGGCGAGGATTTGTACCATTTGTACCTGGTTCACCAACAGGAGCAGATGATGAGACCTCTGCAGCTGTTTAGCGCACACTTGATATTTTttcattcattaatttttttttagttaagcTACTTCTCTGTGCTGCTTATAAATATCTTGTTCAATTTGAAGAACGTAGTAAGGAAGAAAGATCTAGCATTAGCATTAACAGCAATTAACTAGAGAAACAACATTCCTCGAATGAACATCTAAAAATCAAATGAGCAGAGCCAAGGAAAACAGTCAACAATTAGTCCTTGCTAGTGACCAAAAAAATATAGGAGGCTGAATCCAAGTTTTCCCACACTTGGTTTTTGATATGACCCTCCCAAAAAATCTATAGTCGAAATCGATCTCGCCAGAGCTCAAGGAAGAATAGTAATTTGGCCTATCACATTCAAAATATATCATGTTAGCATATGTGCTCAATTCTCCCACTGCTTCAGCTGAGAATGATGTGCATCCAAGAAATAACACTTGATTTTCCCAGTTGCATTTCTCTTCCTCCACCCATTGCTTTTGCACCATATCAAACCTCCACATCATCCAAATAAAGCCATAATATATCTTGAATTTGCGTACCATGAATAGTTCTTCCTGGGAAACAATAACGTAACATGTGCGAGCAAATCTAAATTGGCTGCTGCTTGTTAGCAATTTCCATTCCTGGAGCTTAACATCAAACACACCTACTAGGCCAGTTACTGAAACTGTATAGAACAACCCATTTTCGTATGCAACTTCCCAGTTCCCCCATGGATGAATATCACTGTTATATTCTTCAGGAACATGAAATTTCAACTTCGTCCACTTCTTGTCACCAATGCGACATATACTAATGAGGGCTTTCAACGATCCACCCCCTTTAATCTCAAATATGAAGAAGATGCAATCTGGGGATGTTGGATCCGTGGAAAACGTGGCTCCTGTATAAGAATCACCATCCCACCTAGGTAGCTTGATGAATTTGTTATTAAAAGGACAATACACAAAAAACCTCCAGAAGCATAAGCTTTGCCTTTTAGAACCATGATTAGGAACTCGTTGTGAGAGAAGCACCCAACCGAATTTTGAAGCACAA
This region includes:
- the LOC110658028 gene encoding sodium/hydrogen exchanger 1 produces the protein MASHETIPIQNSSSFLSTSTIVALCVFFALLCACIVIGHLLEENRWANESITALLLGLCAGAIVLLIEKGQDSRLLAFSEDLFFLYLLPPIIFNAGFQVKKKQFFKNFTTILLFGILGTVISFCLISLGAFLLFKRIGLTTLTLQQFLAIGAILSATDSVCTLQVLSQDETPFLYSIVFGEGVVNDATSIVLYNAVQSLNFNNIDATITLKLLGNFLYLFFTSTALGVVVSLLSAFVIKTLYFGRHSTDREVALMMLMAYLSYLLAELLNLSGILTVFFCGIVMSHYTWHNVTESSRITTKHAFATMSFIAETFIFVYVGMDAFDIEKWKGSNASAATSVTISATFFALVLIGRAAFVFPLANFINCIQKRDSNKIEFKQQFIMWWAGLMRGAVTIALSYNQFSNTKKISSSDSALMITCTIIVVLFSTIVCGSVTKPLIEAVLLRNRKTNVSDATDIPSLEEDLRQLFFENGDSSGQGNNQIAPRASSLRLLIAHPTITVHYLWRKFDDKFMRPVFGGRGFVPFVPGSPTGADDETSAAV
- the LOC110657981 gene encoding F-box protein At1g49360-like is translated as MNQRDIQESKEGGEQGESKCHHQPCLIFPDDILRIIFSRLDLVDRIRMRMVCKDWRRLMSEIPYQLQGKSPWILSYDIRDMKYLYARPICKLTDPVSKKTYIIKISNEARKLFLDAISCASKFGWVLLSQRVPNHGSKRQSLCFWRFFVYCPFNNKFIKLPRWDGDSYTGATFSTDPTSPDCIFFIFEIKGGGSLKALISICRIGDKKWTKLKFHVPEEYNSDIHPWGNWEVAYENGLFYTVSVTGLVGVFDVKLQEWKLLTSSSQFRFARTCYVIVSQEELFMVRKFKIYYGFIWMMWRFDMVQKQWVEEEKCNWENQVLFLGCTSFSAEAVGELSTYANMIYFECDRPNYYSSLSSGEIDFDYRFFGRVISKTKCGKTWIQPPIFFWSLARTNC